GCAGATTTAAGAACAAGttttgcagtttaaattcaGACTGCAGATTGTTTCAATGAAAAGGTGctgaaaaaaaacctaaaaGCCTTCTTTCCCAATTCAGTTCGGACTCTGGgaacaacaaactgcacaaagttCAATGATCTCAGGTTGTGTAATCTAtcttttaagattaaaaaaagaggagataATCAGGAATTTTGCTGAGAACGGCTTTGTAAATAAACACGTACCAATGTCCAAGACGACGTGGACTTAAAGAAGTGCAACTGACTTTAGAGCAgcgatactcaacatgtggctcttttgtgatgatttgtggctcttttatgtcttaatttgaaatattatttccacgggaaaccttaaaaaagggaaactttgacctcagaaactatccattgcaagtcacattaatcagtttgtttcccacactcccatacagttggctttaattgtcaacctttattttttgtctgtttattttcattgtgtAATATGTATAACCTGTACATGTTTGTATATATGTATTTGTGTATATATTGTGTATATAGGTGCACATATTAACATTTCCACCACACCCAATCTGTAATATACCCAACCTGTACATAGCTGTTTGTAAATACTATTTGTAATTTGTAAGACAACGTTTTcatattccatttttttctatttattagtGCTCTTTAAATACTACTTTTATTCGTACTCTACttctattgtgtttctgttgcCAAATGGCCTGTTTTGTCCTGCTTTGTCTTagatactttttgctgctgtaaattgaaATTTCCCCTTCCGGTACTAATAAAGGAATactttatcttatcttattgcccttatttacatttttttgccacttttaatctataattactgctttaagcccacttttcttacttctttttgccaatttttgccactattagccAGGTTTTTCCCCTATCGCCCcagtttttgaccttttcatcccactgtttgctgtttttgccacttttcacccatttaagctgccttttgccacttttttcacatattttgccACTCCTTGCAGCTTCTTGCCCATTCTCCCACCTTTTGCTGCCTGtggcccatttaagtcacttttcactcagtcttttgccactttttgaccatttttgctacctgtaactcattgtgtcacttctcaccgaaaatttgccacttttctgcccttttgccattttctctctacatttatgtcacttttcgccaagtttttggcattttattcCTACTTTACCCAtttcacccattgttgccactttttgaccattttgccccctttaacttattttattgccacttttcaccatttggattgtggctcttgcaaaggtatttttcaacaatttggctctttggtttagcagggttgagtaacgctgttTTAGAGTATAAAGTACAATGGTGAGTGAGAAAATTTGcagttttaacctagtcttgtagAGTTTGCTCTTCACTAGAagcatctgctgctgtgaaaaGTGCCTCTCAAAAAAGAGATCTCATAAACCTtagatcaagaattgttgacttgtaTAAGACTGGAAGGGGTTACTGCATCATCTCAAAGACTTTAGGTATTCACAGGTCCACCCAAAGACAAAGTGTTCCCAAATGGAGACGATACAGTGCTGTGACTAATTTACCTGGAGCTGTGCACCCTGCCAGATTAACTCTATGGCACAACACAGGATGctcagaggttaaaaaaaaagaccttaGAGTAACAGCTTGAAGGAATCTTTGGATCAATTCAACATCTCTGTTTATGAGTCTAGCATATGCTATTGTCTTTTTTATggggagcataaatgagcctgaaGTAGGAAAGAAGAACAGTTGGTGAATGAGGTCCAATCAACTCTCAGcaacaaacatgaagaaaaattcAAGCTGAAGGATTCAAACACAGAAGTTAACACACTTTTCCTTTAAACAACTTCTGTCTACTTCAGCTTACACATCTCAGCAGTGGAATCAGAATAAATTCCAAGTCCAGCATGTAGAGGCTGAGTGAATTTGGTGTGGACTTTGTGGAGGAGAGTCATGGTTTCAGAGATGCTGTAGAAGGACAGAATACCTGCTCTGTGATCCAGGTACACTCCGACTCTGGAGGACCGAGGACCAGAGACATGGGTCAGGACAGTGTTGAACCAAAACTGATAACCAGTATCACAACAATATAACATCCAAGATTTGTCATTGGATCCAAATCCACATTGCATCGAGTCCCTTGTTCTGCTGATATTCTTGTATGTGACTGCTACATCAattcttcctttcctttccacCTCCCAGTAACAACGTCCAGGCAGACTCTCTCGACTCAGGACTTGAGATACTCCAGTGAATCTGTGTGGGTGACTAGGATAAGACTGTTGTTGACTGGTCCATGTTGCTTTTATGTTTCCATcagataaaaacagatgtttgaatgctgtgtttggatccagtgtgatgtcacatgaATATCTGATGAACTCCTCTCTGGTCTTGGGCTCTGGTTGTGGCAGTAAAACATCCACTTCAGTCCCTGTGAGTGAGATGTTTGTCCATGTCTCTGTCAGGACGTCCTGTAGTTTATCTCTGACTGCTGCCACAGCCGCTGTCACGTCTTCAAAGTACCTCAGAGGACGGATATGGATGCTGGATGAGCGTGTAGGTTGGCTGAGTGCTGACAGTGAGGGGCAGTCGTGTAGAAACTGGTTGTGGTCCTGTGTTTGTGACAGCATCTGCAGCTCGCCGTCTTTCCTCTTCAGCTCAGCGATCTCCTGCCTCAgcttctcctccagctctttcACTTGACTCACTTTACTTTCCTGCTGGGATCGGACCTGCTTGGTCACATCAGAGCATTGTTTCTCTATGAGACGGATTAGCTGGGTGAAGATCTTCTGGCTGTCCTCCACTGCTTTATCAGCAGCGCGATTGATGGCCTCTGCTTCCTGTTGAAGCAGCTtcacatctttctctctgtcctggATTCTCTGCTGGATGTTTTGTCGactcacctccagctctctctgcctctcggccctctctgctgcagctgagacTGTGTCATGGCCTTTATGGTCATCATGACGAGAGCAGACATTCTCCTGGAGCTTCTTGGACGGCTCCACCAGcttgtgatttttaaatgtagGTGATTCCAAATGAGGCTGAAGGTGATTCTGACAGTAAGAGGCCAGACATTGCAGACAGGACTTTTGGGCTTTCAGTTTCCTCCCGGTGCAAACATCACAGGCCACATCTTCAGCTCCAGCATAGCAGTGATCAGCAGGAGCAGCTTGGAGTCCGCtcttcttcagctcctccacTAAAACTGCTAACatggtgtttttcagcagcacagGCCTCGGTGTGAAGGTCTGCCTGCACTGAGGGCAGCTGTAGAGTTTCTTCTCATCCTCTGTATTCCAGTGGGTTTGAAGACACTTCATGCAGTAGCTGTGTCCACAGGAAACAGTCACCGGATCCTTCAGTAGATCCAGACAGATGGAACAAGAGAAAGTTTCCTTATCCAGCTGAATTCCTTTCTGTGCCATTTCAGCTCTCAGAGACAATGACCGTCTGAGTTTGACTTCCTGAGAAATGAAACTAGTTTGAGCTCTGATCTGCACAGCATATGTTTGTGAATGTCAGCTTCTGTTGGTCACACCCATCTTCAAGCTGTAGATCTTATTGGGAGAGAATGAGGAAGTGTTGAGTCAGAGTGGAGCTGGCTGTTAAAGAAAGGGGGGGAGGGGTAATGAAGCTCTGCCTCAGTCCAGGAATagaaacagctcagtggaaTTTGAACTTTGTTCCCTTTTTAACAATAACCCATCAGTCCGATGCTGCTCAACATCTGataacatttaaagtttaaattgtAACACTTTCAAATCTTGCACTTAATAttcaaaattcattttaaaaacttctaTTTTGGGTTCCTGCATTACCTCAGgtattttaagttttcaaagGCACATAAACCCTTCATTTCCATAGTTTGTATTTTGTTACAGTGGCTCTTATGAGTGATAGGATGTGTAAAACCCCAATTCCTTTAAAGTTGGCATGTTatgaaaaatgttaacaaaaagAACAGAATACAGTGTTGTTCAAGTCCTTTTCAACTGATATCTGATTAAATACATCACAGGGacaagaaatgtatttttcaaactgTTAAAGTACAGATTGGGTGTGGTGGAGATATTTATATGTACAcctatatacacacatatacatacacaaataaatatatacaaaCATATGTACAGATTATACACATAAATATTAGATATTGCACTGATTACTTGGAGCAGTTTCTGATGTGGAGCCTAACAGCTGCAGGAAGGAAAGACCTGTGATACCTCTCCTTCACACACTTCGTGTGTATCATCCTGTCACTAAAGGAGCTCCTTAgagcagtgagtgtgtgttagaGGGGGTGGGAGACTTTGCCCATTGTGGGGGACAGCTTGGctgtcatcctcctctcccccacctcctccGCAGGTTCCAGAGGGCATCCCAGGACAGAGCTGGCCTTCTTTATAAGTTTGTCCAGCCTCTTCTGCTGTGATGCTGCTCCCCCACCAGACCATGCCATAGGAGATGGCCGAGGCCACAACAGAGCCATAGAAGGTCTTCAGGAGTGCCCCCCACACCCCAAAAGACCTCAGCCTCCTGAGCAGATAGAGTCTGCTCTATCCTTTTA
The Cheilinus undulatus linkage group 5, ASM1832078v1, whole genome shotgun sequence DNA segment above includes these coding regions:
- the LOC121509533 gene encoding tripartite motif-containing protein 16-like, whose protein sequence is MAQKGIQLDKETFSCSICLDLLKDPVTVSCGHSYCMKCLQTHWNTEDEKKLYSCPQCRQTFTPRPVLLKNTMLAVLVEELKKSGLQAAPADHCYAGAEDVACDVCTGRKLKAQKSCLQCLASYCQNHLQPHLESPTFKNHKLVEPSKKLQENVCSRHDDHKGHDTVSAAAERAERQRELEVSRQNIQQRIQDREKDVKLLQQEAEAINRAADKAVEDSQKIFTQLIRLIEKQCSDVTKQVRSQQESKVSQVKELEEKLRQEIAELKRKDGELQMLSQTQDHNQFLHDCPSLSALSQPTRSSSIHIRPLRYFEDVTAAVAAVRDKLQDVLTETWTNISLTGTEVDVLLPQPEPKTREEFIRYSCDITLDPNTAFKHLFLSDGNIKATWTSQQQSYPSHPHRFTGVSQVLSRESLPGRCYWEVERKGRIDVAVTYKNISRTRDSMQCGFGSNDKSWMLYCCDTGYQFWFNTVLTHVSGPRSSRVGVYLDHRAGILSFYSISETMTLLHKVHTKFTQPLHAGLGIYSDSTAEMCKLK